A region of Channa argus isolate prfri chromosome 8, Channa argus male v1.0, whole genome shotgun sequence DNA encodes the following proteins:
- the mydgf gene encoding myeloid-derived growth factor — translation MASLTKICVFNSAFLLVFVLISVVVPSDASTDRTKTVEFNVKPGGVVHTFTEGISEYKCSFTYASQGGTNEQWLMSVGLSDDDKLFSCSVWRPQGKSYLFFTQFKAEMKGTKIEYANAYSQTAAGGQSDVPLKREEITIGDSTVTHTDGKFNAQLSKLTVIGRTRHDEL, via the exons ATGGCCAGTCTAACgaagatttgtgtttttaactcGGCATTTCTGCTTGTATTCGTGTTGATTTCAGTAGTTGTCCCCAGTGATGCTTCGACTGATCGGACGAAGACAGTGGAGTTCAACGTTAAACCGGGAGGAGTTGTGCACACTTTCACAGAAGGGATT AGTGAGTACAAATGCTCATTTACTTATGCTTCACAAGGGGGAACCAATGAG CAATGGCTGATGAGTGTGGGCCTGAGTGACGATGACAAGCTGTTTTCCTGCTCTGTGTGGag aCCTCAGGGAAAATCATACCTGTTTTTCACTCAGTTCAAAGCTGAAATGAAGGGAACCAAAATTGAATATGCCAACGCATAT TCACAGACAGCGGCAGGAGGACAGAGTGACGTGCCTTTGAAGCGGGAGGAAATCACCATAGGAGACTCAACAG TGACCCATACTGATGGAAAGTTCAACGCCCAGCTATCCAAACTGACTGTGATTGGACGGACAAGACACGATGAGCTGTAA
- the loxl5a gene encoding lysyl oxidase-like 5a isoform X2 — MGKLALTLFLLDVLVYLGTGQQNVHVGPWRHRIQWENNGQLYSLLSTGTQYRSPAHTRRRTQLLLTSKNSRVNSPVALSRPTRSRSEDLEDANRARSQRNELNQIDTSVLGADAAQYLLALGRPGTSSQSLPRIASAREVVRLQYRSHQALSNGSTAAFNTIQEFSGSGVPRGGRSTPGEDPGEQQAVASPVRLPDLTQSRGGGTMSVNALSTVPTPVTSGFDIMAEDSGNARRIGQQTSLGDALSARRAHTLTTLTLESNVSPTALPSNVVEIRFPRSRPGTTRTADTSDPRNPHSIHHRNSVFYNIYPADRRNRIAAGLPGPGYGTRIFHNGLPDLVPDPYYIQAASYIQRMQMYALRCAAEENCLSRSAYHPSVSDLDYRVLLRFPQRVKNQGTADFLPVKPRHEWEWHSCHQHYHSMDAFSNYDLLDISTGQKVAEGHKASFCLEDTSCDPGIHRRFACTAHTQGLGPGCYDTYHANIDCQWIDITDVPPGNYMLKVTVNPSQLVQESDFSNNEVRCDIRYTGSYVQARNCRITVS, encoded by the exons ATGGGGAAGCTTGCGTTAACACTCTTTCTACTTGATGTTCTGGTGTATTTGGGAACCGGTCAACAGAATGTACATGTTGGACCGTGGAGACACCGGATTCAGTGGGAGAATAACGGCCAACTATACAGTTTACTGAGCACGGGGACTCAATACCGCTCACCTGCACACACCAGAAGACGCACCCAGCTCTTACTGACATCTAAAAACAGCCGAGTAAACTCTCCTGTTGCACTTAGTAGACCCACCAGATCCCGATCTGAAGATCTTGAGGATGCAAACAGAGCTCGTTCTCAACGAAACGAGCTCAATCAAATAGACACCTCGGTTCTTGGTGCTGATGCGGCTCAGTATTTACTCGCCTTGGGTCGACCTGGGACATCCAGTCAGTCCCTCCCGCGCATCGCCTCTGCCAGAGAGGTTGTGCGTTTGCAATATCGGTCACACCAGGCTTTGTCTAACGGCAGTACAGCCGCTTTCAACACTATCCAGGAGTTTTCCGGCAGCGGAGTCCCACGAGGAGGCCGGAGTACACCTGGAGAGGACCCTGGTGAGCAACAAGCCGTTGCCTCTCCGGTAAGATTGCCGGACTTGACTCAAAGCCGAGGCGGCGGCACGATGTCTGTAAACGCGTTATCAACAGTCCCAACACCTGTCACATCTGGATTCGACATTATGGCCGAGGATAGTGGGAATGCACGGAGAATCGGGCAGCAAACCAGTCTCGGTGATGCTCTCAGCGCACGCAGGGCGCACACACTCACCACACTTACACTGGAGTCAAATGTTTCTCCAACAGCGCTGCCCAGTAACGTTGTAGAAATACGCTTTCCTCGTTCAAGGCCTGGTACAACACGGACTGCCGACACGAGTGACCCACGAAATCCACACAGTATTCATCACAGGAACTCGGTTTTCTATAATATATACCCTGCAGACCGCAGAAATAGGATCGCTGCAGGCCTTCCAGGACCGGGCTACGGGACCAGGATCTTCCACAATG GGCTGCCAGACTTAGTTCCTGATCCTTATTACATCCAAGCTGCCTCGTACATTCAGAGAATGCAGATGTATGCACTTCGCTGTGCTGCTGAGGAGAACTGTCTTTCCAG GTCTGCTTATCATCCGAGTGTGAGTGACCTCGACTACAGAGTCCTACTTCGGTTCCCACAGCGAGTGAAGAATCAAGGAACAGCAGACTTCCTCCCAGTAAAGCCCAGACATGAGTGGGAATGGCACAGCTGTCACCA ACACTATCACAGTATGGATGCCTTTAGTAACTACGACCTGCTGGATATCTCCACTGGACAGAAGGTTGCTGAGGGACACAAGGCCAGTTTCTGTCTGGAGGACACGTCATGTGACCCGGGGATACACCGACGCTTTGcctgcactgcacacacacag GGTCTTGGTCCTGGTTGCTACGATACGTATCATGCAAACATCGACTGCCAGTGGATCGACATCACTGATGTACCACCTGGAAACTACATGCTCAAA GTGACAGTGAACCCCTCTCAGCTTGTCCAGGAGTCAGATTTTTCCAACAATGAGGTGCGGTGTGACATAAGGTACACAGGGAGCTACGTGCAGGCAAGAAACTGCCGAATTACTGT aagctGA
- the tnfaip8l1 gene encoding tumor necrosis factor alpha-induced protein 8-like protein 1, with protein sequence MDSFSTKSLALQAQKKVMSKMATKSMANLFIDDTSSEVLDELYRVTKEYTRNRKESQKIIKNLIKMVVKLGVLYRNNQFSNEELILVENFRKKAHTLAMTAVSFHQIEFTFDRRVMSAILNDCRELLHQATKRHLTAKSHSRINHVFNHFADCDFLAALYGPSEVYRAHLQKICNGVNKMLDDGNL encoded by the exons ATGGACTCCTTCAGTACCAAGAGTTTAGCCTTGCAGGCACAGAAGAAGGTGATGAGCAAGATGGCTACCAAGAGCATGGCTAACCTCTTCATTGATGATACCAGCAGTGAAGTGCTGGATGAGCTGTACCGTGTCACTAAGGAGTACACTCGCAACCGCAAGGAATCCCAGAAGATCATCAAGAACCTGATCAAGATGGTGGTCAAGCTAGGGGTACTCTACAGAAACAACCAGTTCAGCAATGAAGAGCTGATCTTAGTGGAGAACTTTAG GAAGAAGGCCCACACTCTGGCCATGACAGCGGTCAGCTTTCACCAAATTGAGTTCACCTTTGATCGCCGTGTTATGAGCGCCATTTTGAATGATTGTCGTGAATTGCTGCACCAGGCCACCAAACGTCACCTAACAGCCAAGAGCCACTCGAGAATCAATCACGTCTTCAATCACTTTGCCGACTGTGACTTCCTGGCAGCTCTCTACGGGCCTTCAGAAGTTTATCGTGCTCACCTGCAGAAGATCTGTAATGGGGTCAACAAGATGCTTGATGATGGGAACCTCTGA
- the LOC137131291 gene encoding serine/threonine-protein kinase pakG, producing the protein MFSDSRASAPGEQKSFKPHAPHFIPWLRNNLKPHHSSDLGLNGPYKSGSEVRNTLIPLERPKGIGLFSIQGKDRAKKGELRCNGVGMARMLPVVLRGQHILPGSLEKQKGDIPARWNQSAELEPDPNTQISPGDESQSRVNSSTCAQDNHSFVRNNQPSLLQSKNDGSSPPVRKYGPLAGPPSVPVPVHVVLTEEPNSKVPVVMCMEDRRGKAWDCTSHTTYNQRDLHSSSWLSSDTQGPTERQCEFSSSFSYIKQQSSNCQSQRDLTVLRKPPVEGFNGSLNGVIVSTEVPQTGPSCTATPGAPRKHRTNSERISILGQNQTWVQHRKHSEGDSQRKEAVSSMKVVRNQIKRVVGNLEQVLTALRDVQQEMKEVVQQIDYLTSSIDLNEEEHQGTRGDNSTRPPSNSSSSSGSSSSELTVGSTVHRPSEPKEQPGATDSSNTLRGGQHSVQLCPLSSGFSSERSRTLRFTCSIGSSSRPHKKTLTLFNSPQLQNLTTHDFTLSPQRSLPTRPPTPGLSPLTVKLQPPSSPGSQPHSSASSSSIRLSPISPPSPLPPKPHPPPALSPSVIIETKVGSYQTPRSHHPSAGPLFPSTKPPSASCPPTDIETQTVSNAERERQASPIGSVGAIPKLCTTTADKAKPPSKQGHRGRKPPPYPHHRLSEHTKKLKEPRKAPPYPEKRRLLSTTV; encoded by the exons ATGTTTTCTGACAGCAGGGCTTCAGCACCTGGGGAGCAAAAGAGCTTCAAGCCCCACGCCCCTCACTTCATCCCATGGCTGCGCAATAATCTAAAGCCCCACCACAGCAGTGACCTGGGGCTCAATGGACCATACAAATCAGGATCTGAGGTCCGAAACACCCTGATCCCATTGGAGAGACCCAAAGGGATTGGATTATTTTCCATCCAGGGAAAGGACCGAGCAAAAAAGGGTGAACTTCGCTGTAATGGCGTGGGGATGGCAAGGATGCTGCCAGTGGTGCTGAGGGGGCAGCACATCCTGCCAGGGAGCCTGGAAAAGCAAAAGGGGGACATTCCTGCCAGGTGGAACCAGTCTGCAGAGCTGGAACCCGACCCTAACACACAGATTAGCCCAGGGGACGAGTCACAGAGCCGGGTCAACAGCTCCACCTGTGCTCAGGACAACCACAGCTTTGTTCGGAACAACCAGCCAAGTCTCCTTCAGTCCAAGAATGATGGGAGTAGCCCCCCAGTGAGGAAATATGGGCCATTAGCGGGACCCCCTTCTGTACCTGTTCCTGTTCATGTAGTGCTCACTGAGGAGCCAAACTCTAAGGTGCCTGTTGTGATGTGCATGGAGGACAGGAGGGGAAAGGCGTGGGACTGCACCAGTCACACCACCTACAATCAGAGAGACCTCCATTCATCCAGCTGGCTCAGCTCAGACACTCAGGGACCAACAGAGAGGCAGTGTGagttcagctccagctttaGCTACATCAAACAACAGAGCAGTAACTGTCAGAGCCAGAGAGACCTGACGGTGCTGAGGAAACCACCTGTGGAGGGTTTTAATGGGTCCCTCAATGGAGTCATTGTGTCTACTGAGGTTCCTCAGACAGGTCCGAGCTGCACCGCAACTCCAGGAGCACCCAGGAAACACAGAACTAACTCGGAGCGCATTTCAATTCTGGGCCAGAACCAGACGTGGGTCCAGCACAGAAAACATAGTGAAGGGGACTCACAGAGGAAGGAGGCTGTCAGCAGCATGAAGGTGGTTCGAAACCAGATTAAACGTGTGGTGGGCAACCTGGAACAGGTCCTTACCGCACTGAGGGACGTTCAGCAGGAAATGAAAGAG gTGGTGCAGCAGATTGACTATCTAACCTCGTCTATTGATCTGAATGAGGAGGAGCATCAGGGGACCAGAGGAGACAACAGCACAAGGCCTCCCAGTAACAGCAGCTCCAGTTCAGGATCCAGCTCCAGCGAGTTGACAGTGGGGAGCACCGTCCACAGGCCTTCAGAACCTAAAGAGCAGCCAGGAGCCACAGACTCATCCAACACACTCAGAGGAGGTCAGCATAGTGTGCAGCTGTGTCCACTGAGCTCTGGGTTTTCATCAGAGAGGAGCCGAACTCTTCGGTTCACCTGTAGTATTGGTTCTTCCTCCAGGCCTCACAAAAAGACACTCACTTTATTCAACTCACCTCAACTTCAGAACCTCACCACCCATGACTTTACTTTGTCTCCCCAAAGAAGCCTTCCTACTCGTCCTCCCACTCCTGGTCTCTCCCCTCTAACAGTAAAGCTCCAGCCCCCCAGCAGTCCTGGCTCTCAGCCTCACTCTTCTGCGTCTTCCTCCTCCATCAGGCTCAGCCCCatctctcctccctcccctctgCCTCCAAAGCCTCACCCACCTCCAGCCCTTAGTCCTTCTGTCATTATAGAGACCAAAGTCGGGTCTTATCAGACCCCACGAAGCCACCATCCATCTGCTGGCCCACTCTTCCCTTCAACCAAGCCTCCGTCTGCCAGCTGCCCACCCACCGACATAGAAACTCAAACTGTGTCCAAcgctgagagagagaggcaagCGTCCCCAATAGGGTCTGTTGGTGCAATTCCAAAGTTGTGCACAACCACTGCAGATAAAGCTAAACCACCTTCAAAACAAGGCCACAGAGGTCGCAAACCACCACCTTACCCCCACCACAGACTCTCTGagcacacaaaaaaattgaaGGAGCCCCGGAAAGCTCCTCCTTATCCAGAGAAGAGAAGGCTGCTCTCAACTACCGTGTGA
- the loxl5a gene encoding lysyl oxidase-like 5a isoform X1, which yields MGKLALTLFLLDVLVYLGTGQQNVHVGPWRHRIQWENNGQLYSLLSTGTQYRSPAHTRRRTQLLLTSKNSRVNSPVALSRPTRSRSEDLEDANRARSQRNELNQIDTSVLGADAAQYLLALGRPGTSSQSLPRIASAREVVRLQYRSHQALSNGSTAAFNTIQEFSGSGVPRGGRSTPGEDPGEQQAVASPVRLPDLTQSRGGGTMSVNALSTVPTPVTSGFDIMAEDSGNARRIGQQTSLGDALSARRAHTLTTLTLESNVSPTALPSNVVEIRFPRSRPGTTRTADTSDPRNPHSIHHRNSVFYNIYPADRRNRIAAGLPGPGYGTRIFHNGLPDLVPDPYYIQAASYIQRMQMYALRCAAEENCLSRSAYHPSVSDLDYRVLLRFPQRVKNQGTADFLPVKPRHEWEWHSCHQHYHSMDAFSNYDLLDISTGQKVAEGHKASFCLEDTSCDPGIHRRFACTAHTQGLGPGCYDTYHANIDCQWIDITDVPPGNYMLKVTVNPSQLVQESDFSNNEVRCDIRYTGSYVQARNCRITVSSSCCS from the exons ATGGGGAAGCTTGCGTTAACACTCTTTCTACTTGATGTTCTGGTGTATTTGGGAACCGGTCAACAGAATGTACATGTTGGACCGTGGAGACACCGGATTCAGTGGGAGAATAACGGCCAACTATACAGTTTACTGAGCACGGGGACTCAATACCGCTCACCTGCACACACCAGAAGACGCACCCAGCTCTTACTGACATCTAAAAACAGCCGAGTAAACTCTCCTGTTGCACTTAGTAGACCCACCAGATCCCGATCTGAAGATCTTGAGGATGCAAACAGAGCTCGTTCTCAACGAAACGAGCTCAATCAAATAGACACCTCGGTTCTTGGTGCTGATGCGGCTCAGTATTTACTCGCCTTGGGTCGACCTGGGACATCCAGTCAGTCCCTCCCGCGCATCGCCTCTGCCAGAGAGGTTGTGCGTTTGCAATATCGGTCACACCAGGCTTTGTCTAACGGCAGTACAGCCGCTTTCAACACTATCCAGGAGTTTTCCGGCAGCGGAGTCCCACGAGGAGGCCGGAGTACACCTGGAGAGGACCCTGGTGAGCAACAAGCCGTTGCCTCTCCGGTAAGATTGCCGGACTTGACTCAAAGCCGAGGCGGCGGCACGATGTCTGTAAACGCGTTATCAACAGTCCCAACACCTGTCACATCTGGATTCGACATTATGGCCGAGGATAGTGGGAATGCACGGAGAATCGGGCAGCAAACCAGTCTCGGTGATGCTCTCAGCGCACGCAGGGCGCACACACTCACCACACTTACACTGGAGTCAAATGTTTCTCCAACAGCGCTGCCCAGTAACGTTGTAGAAATACGCTTTCCTCGTTCAAGGCCTGGTACAACACGGACTGCCGACACGAGTGACCCACGAAATCCACACAGTATTCATCACAGGAACTCGGTTTTCTATAATATATACCCTGCAGACCGCAGAAATAGGATCGCTGCAGGCCTTCCAGGACCGGGCTACGGGACCAGGATCTTCCACAATG GGCTGCCAGACTTAGTTCCTGATCCTTATTACATCCAAGCTGCCTCGTACATTCAGAGAATGCAGATGTATGCACTTCGCTGTGCTGCTGAGGAGAACTGTCTTTCCAG GTCTGCTTATCATCCGAGTGTGAGTGACCTCGACTACAGAGTCCTACTTCGGTTCCCACAGCGAGTGAAGAATCAAGGAACAGCAGACTTCCTCCCAGTAAAGCCCAGACATGAGTGGGAATGGCACAGCTGTCACCA ACACTATCACAGTATGGATGCCTTTAGTAACTACGACCTGCTGGATATCTCCACTGGACAGAAGGTTGCTGAGGGACACAAGGCCAGTTTCTGTCTGGAGGACACGTCATGTGACCCGGGGATACACCGACGCTTTGcctgcactgcacacacacag GGTCTTGGTCCTGGTTGCTACGATACGTATCATGCAAACATCGACTGCCAGTGGATCGACATCACTGATGTACCACCTGGAAACTACATGCTCAAA GTGACAGTGAACCCCTCTCAGCTTGTCCAGGAGTCAGATTTTTCCAACAATGAGGTGCGGTGTGACATAAGGTACACAGGGAGCTACGTGCAGGCAAGAAACTGCCGAATTACTGT GTCATCTTCTTGCTGTTCCTGA